A genomic region of Thermodesulfovibrio aggregans contains the following coding sequences:
- the ileS gene encoding isoleucine--tRNA ligase yields the protein MLKDYKDTLNLPQTEFPMKANLAEREPAILRFWKENRIYEKLQEKNKNTGGRCFILHDGPPYANGHIHIGHALNKILKDIIVKYHSMLGQYCPFVPGWDCHGLPIELQVDKSLGKEKESIDIFKKRQLCREYAEKFINIQREEFIRLGVFGYWDTPYITMSNDYEATIVREFLTFVKNGYVYRGKKPVYWCPSCVTALADAEVEYADKESPSVFVAFEVIDKERLPVEDLPVYIVIWTTTPWTLPANLALAVHPDFDYVGLKSPKGVLIVVKEAIKNLKDKVEIDESPLFEIKGKELEGIKAKHPFIDRISEVVVADFVETGEGTGVVHIAPGHGEEDYEVGLKYGLEIYAPVDDRGRFTDDVPYFAGENVFKANKAIIEHMKENGSLLWHGSITHSYPHCWRCKKPIIFRATTQWFISMTHGDLRKRALQEIDKVRWIPSWGRERIYSMVERRPDWCLSRQRAWGVPITLFVCKKCGYVVKDEKLFDKICELVEQEGSDVWFKLNLEDLLPDYSCPECGSKDFQKEKDILDVWFDSGVSHAAVLERDPRLSWPADMYLEGSDQHRGWFQSSLIASLGNKGKAPYKIVLTHGFTVDGQGRKMSKSLGNVIAPQEIIKTNGADIVRLWVSAEDYRDDIKLSQEILSRLTEAYRKIRNTLRYLLGNIYDYDGRDYSAYLLEIDRWAMMRLQKLIKKVRAAYEDFEFHQVFHAVHNFCVTDMSAFYLDILKDRLYTFKSDSLERRAAQWVLYNIAESLIKLIAPILSFTAEEAWQHLPFKKTESVFLEKMPEIEESFIDENLQLRWDKLIEIRDEVNRALEVKRKEKFIGNSLEAKIILFVNEKLKSFLESYYDFLPALFIVSQVELKKLESTDTEFTVTVEKAEGEKCQRCWNYSPMVGKLEVADVCQRCYHVLKSS from the coding sequence ATGCTTAAGGATTACAAGGATACTCTTAACTTACCTCAGACAGAATTTCCTATGAAGGCGAATCTCGCTGAAAGGGAACCTGCTATTTTAAGGTTCTGGAAAGAAAACAGAATATATGAAAAACTTCAGGAGAAAAACAAAAACACAGGAGGAAGATGTTTTATTCTTCATGATGGTCCTCCCTATGCTAATGGTCATATTCATATCGGGCACGCATTGAATAAAATACTTAAAGATATAATTGTCAAATATCACTCAATGCTTGGACAGTACTGTCCCTTTGTTCCAGGATGGGATTGTCATGGACTGCCAATTGAGCTACAGGTAGATAAATCACTTGGCAAAGAAAAGGAAAGTATAGATATTTTTAAAAAGCGTCAGCTTTGCAGAGAATATGCTGAAAAATTTATCAATATTCAGAGAGAAGAGTTTATTCGTCTTGGAGTTTTTGGTTACTGGGATACTCCCTACATCACCATGTCCAATGACTATGAAGCAACAATTGTAAGAGAGTTCCTCACATTTGTTAAAAATGGTTATGTTTACAGAGGTAAAAAACCTGTTTACTGGTGTCCTTCCTGTGTAACAGCTCTGGCTGACGCAGAGGTTGAGTATGCTGATAAAGAGTCTCCGTCAGTTTTTGTTGCCTTTGAGGTAATTGATAAAGAAAGATTACCAGTTGAAGATTTGCCAGTATACATTGTAATATGGACAACAACTCCCTGGACTTTACCTGCCAATTTAGCACTGGCAGTACATCCAGATTTTGATTATGTGGGATTGAAAAGCCCAAAGGGTGTTTTAATAGTAGTTAAAGAAGCTATCAAGAATTTAAAAGACAAAGTTGAAATAGATGAGTCACCTCTTTTTGAGATTAAAGGTAAAGAGCTTGAGGGTATAAAAGCAAAGCATCCATTTATTGACAGAATCTCAGAGGTTGTGGTTGCTGACTTTGTTGAAACTGGTGAAGGAACAGGTGTTGTTCATATCGCTCCAGGACATGGTGAGGAAGACTATGAAGTTGGATTGAAATACGGGCTTGAAATATATGCACCTGTTGATGATAGAGGAAGATTCACAGATGATGTCCCTTATTTTGCAGGTGAGAATGTTTTTAAAGCGAATAAGGCAATAATAGAGCACATGAAAGAAAATGGCTCACTGCTCTGGCATGGCAGTATTACTCACTCTTATCCCCATTGCTGGAGATGTAAAAAGCCCATAATATTCAGAGCAACAACTCAGTGGTTTATTTCAATGACCCATGGTGACCTCCGTAAGCGAGCTCTTCAGGAGATAGATAAAGTAAGATGGATTCCTTCATGGGGTAGAGAAAGAATTTACTCAATGGTTGAGAGAAGGCCAGATTGGTGTCTTTCCCGTCAGAGAGCATGGGGAGTTCCGATTACGTTATTTGTCTGTAAAAAATGTGGCTATGTAGTTAAGGATGAAAAATTATTTGATAAAATTTGCGAACTTGTTGAGCAGGAAGGCTCTGATGTCTGGTTTAAACTGAATTTAGAAGATTTACTTCCCGATTATTCATGTCCAGAGTGTGGTTCAAAGGATTTTCAAAAGGAAAAAGATATTCTTGATGTATGGTTTGACTCAGGAGTAAGTCATGCTGCAGTTCTTGAGAGAGATCCAAGACTCAGCTGGCCTGCTGATATGTATCTTGAGGGAAGTGATCAGCATAGGGGATGGTTCCAGAGTTCTTTGATTGCCTCGCTGGGAAATAAAGGGAAAGCACCTTATAAGATTGTTCTTACTCATGGATTTACAGTTGATGGACAGGGTAGAAAAATGTCCAAGTCACTGGGAAATGTAATAGCTCCACAGGAGATTATAAAAACTAATGGTGCTGATATTGTAAGACTGTGGGTTTCAGCAGAAGATTACAGGGATGACATAAAGCTTTCACAGGAAATTTTATCAAGACTTACAGAGGCATACAGAAAAATTAGAAACACATTGAGATATCTTCTTGGCAATATCTATGACTATGATGGCAGAGACTATTCAGCCTATCTTCTTGAGATAGATAGATGGGCAATGATGAGACTTCAAAAACTAATTAAAAAAGTAAGAGCAGCTTATGAAGATTTTGAGTTTCATCAGGTATTTCATGCAGTTCATAACTTCTGTGTTACTGATATGAGCGCCTTTTATCTTGATATTTTAAAAGACAGGCTCTATACATTTAAATCTGACTCCCTGGAAAGAAGGGCAGCACAATGGGTTTTATATAACATAGCAGAGTCTCTTATTAAACTGATTGCTCCAATTCTCTCATTTACAGCAGAAGAGGCATGGCAACATCTTCCATTTAAGAAAACTGAAAGCGTATTTTTAGAAAAAATGCCTGAGATAGAGGAGAGTTTTATAGATGAGAATCTTCAGCTCAGATGGGATAAATTGATTGAGATAAGGGATGAGGTTAATAGAGCTCTTGAGGTAAAAAGAAAGGAAAAATTCATAGGAAACTCTCTTGAAGCCAAGATAATACTATTTGTCAATGAAAAATTGAAGAGTTTTTTGGAATCCTATTATGATTTTTTACCAGCTCTATTTATTGTTTCCCAGGTAGAGTTAAAGAAATTAGAATCTACAGACACTGAATTTACTGTTACAGTGGAAAAGGCTGAAGGAGAGAAATGTCAGCGCTGTTGGAATTATTCTCCTATGGTTGGGAAACTCGAAGTTGCTGATGTATGCCAAAGATGTTATCATGTTCTCAAAAGTTCCTAA
- the lspA gene encoding signal peptidase II, with protein MFSKVPKALVLILPVLIFDQLTKYLAIKFLAPSGVVKILPFFNLVYVENTGTAFGMFKFLSNEIFILIALGATVFLIYMHIKDPQNWFIYSLLVAGALGNTIDRIIYGHVIDFIDLHLREFHWPAFNVADSAITIGIVLFLYKNLKK; from the coding sequence ATGTTCTCAAAAGTTCCTAAGGCTCTGGTTTTAATTTTACCTGTTCTTATATTTGATCAACTTACAAAATATCTTGCCATTAAGTTTTTAGCTCCATCTGGAGTAGTTAAGATCTTGCCTTTTTTTAATCTGGTTTATGTTGAAAATACAGGCACAGCCTTTGGAATGTTTAAATTTTTAAGTAATGAAATTTTTATTTTAATAGCTTTAGGTGCTACAGTGTTTCTTATTTATATGCATATTAAGGATCCTCAAAACTGGTTTATTTACTCACTTTTAGTTGCAGGAGCACTGGGAAATACTATTGATAGGATTATTTATGGTCATGTGATAGATTTTATAGACCTTCATCTGAGAGAGTTTCACTGGCCTGCTTTTAATGTAGCTGACTCAGCTATAA